A stretch of Oryza brachyantha chromosome 4, ObraRS2, whole genome shotgun sequence DNA encodes these proteins:
- the LOC102704238 gene encoding probable carbohydrate esterase At4g34215: protein MRIFVLSGQSNMAGRGGVHRRRWDGVVPPECAPCPSVLRLSASLDWVEAREPLHADIDTAKTCGVGPGMAFARAVLPRLDPPGSGVGLVPCAVGGTAIREWARGERLYDQMVRRARAAAAFGEIEAVLWYQGESDAESDAATAAYGANLETLIANVREDLGLPQLPFIQVALASGNKKNIEKVREAQLGINLPNVVTVDAIGLSLNEDHLHLTTESQVKLGEMLAQAYMSNFLPATC, encoded by the exons ATGCGCATCTTCGTGCTTTCCGGCCAGAGCAACATGGCCGGCCGCGGTGGCGTCCACCGCCGGCGCTGGGACGGCGTCGTGCCGCCGGAGTGCGCGCCGTGCCCTTCCGTGCTCCGCCTCTCCGCCTCGCTCGACTGGGTGGAGGCCCGGGAGCCGCTCCACGCCGACATCGACACGGCCAAGACCTGCGGCGTCGGCCCCGGGATGGCCTTCGCCCGCGCCGTGCTCCCGCGCCTGGACCCCCCGGGCTCCGGCGTCGGCCTCGTGCCCTGCGCCGTGGGGGGCACCGCCATCCGGGAGTGGGCGCGCGGGGAGCGCCTCTACGACCAGATGgtgcgccgcgcccgcgccgccgcggccttcgGGGAGATCGAGGCCGTGCTGTGGTACCAGGGGGAGAGCGACGCCGAGTCCGACGCTGCCACGGCCGCGTACGGCGCGAACCTGGAGACGCTGATCGCCAATGTCAGGGAGGATCTTGGGTTGCCGCAGCTGCCATTCATCCAG GTTGCTCTTGCATCTGGGAACAAAAAGAACATCGAAAAAGTGAGAGAAGCTCAGCTTGGCATCAACCTGCCCAATGTTGTAACTGTGGATGCAATTGGACTGTCATTAAATGAAGATCACTTGCATCTTACCACTGAATCGCAAGTAAAGCTTGGAGAAATGCTCGCACAAGCCTACATGAGCAATTTTTTGCCAGCAACATGCTAG